ACCTATGAGATAAAAACTGAAGAGACAGTGCTGATGTACATTACACGAGGCAATAGAAAGTTCTATATAACAGTATTCACTTCATCGTAAAATAATACAAAAAGAAAGGAGGCTTAAAAAATTGTTCGTAATATTCAGGATAATTATTGTATCTCTGTTTTTAGCAATAGGCTATTATATCGGAGCAAAGTTCGACTCTCCGCTAATGGGCATTGCGGCAGGCGTTTCTTTAGGCTTACTATCGATACTCATGGAGATGATTCTAAGGAGGGTATCGATAGGCTCTATAATTGGAGGGTTTATCGGTCTTTCCTTGGGTGTTGTCACTGCTACGATTATCCTTGTGCCACTGAAGGCTGTAATCAGCGAGTACTTTAACATAGCACTGTTTATAGTGGGCTCGCTTTTAGGCTATACAGGGCTTTTAGTGGGAATCAAGAAGGGTCAGAGGCTTACTGTTTCTGGAATATTTAGGACACTAAAGGGTCAGCCCGAGGAGGGAAATCAGAAACTGCTTGACACATCTGTCATAATCGACGGAAGAATTGCCGATATATGCGAGACAGGATTCCTCGAGGGCACTTTTATAGTGCCACAGTTCATTCTTCAGGAGCTTCAGCATATAGCGGACTCTCCGGATTCGCTTAAAAAGGCAAGGGGAAGGCGCGGGCTCGACATACTTCACAGGGTTCAGAAGATGACCAACATAACCGTCAAGATAGTTGAGGAGGATTTCCCAAAGATAAAGGAAGTGGATGCCAAGTTAGTTGCACTGGGAAAGGCATTGAATGCCAAGGTCATTACGAATGACTTTAATCTCAATAAGGTTGCAGAGCTTCAGGGCGTCTCTGTGCTAAATATAAACGAGCTTGCAAATGCAATAAAGCCTGTTGTCCTGCCAGGGGAAGCCATAAGGGTCTTCATAATCAAGGAAGGCAAGGAGCACAATCAGGGAGTTGCCTATCTCGATGACGGCACAATGGTCGTTGTTGACAACGGTAGAAGGCTTATTGGCAAAAATGCAGATGTCACCGTAACGAGTGTGCTTCAAACCACTGCAGGAAGAATGATTTTCACGAAGCTTAAGGAAGATTACGAGAGAGAAGAAATAAGAGCGGCTAAATAGCCATATGAAACAAAAAAAAACCGTTGCCATCGTTCCATCGGCAGGTCAGGGCAAAAGGCTTGGTTTACACATAAGCAAGCCTTTTGTCCTGTTAATCGACAAACCCCT
This region of Nitrospirota bacterium genomic DNA includes:
- a CDS encoding PIN domain-containing protein; its protein translation is MGIAAGVSLGLLSILMEMILRRVSIGSIIGGFIGLSLGVVTATIILVPLKAVISEYFNIALFIVGSLLGYTGLLVGIKKGQRLTVSGIFRTLKGQPEEGNQKLLDTSVIIDGRIADICETGFLEGTFIVPQFILQELQHIADSPDSLKKARGRRGLDILHRVQKMTNITVKIVEEDFPKIKEVDAKLVALGKALNAKVITNDFNLNKVAELQGVSVLNINELANAIKPVVLPGEAIRVFIIKEGKEHNQGVAYLDDGTMVVVDNGRRLIGKNADVTVTSVLQTTAGRMIFTKLKEDYEREEIRAAK